A genomic window from Streptomyces broussonetiae includes:
- a CDS encoding DUF4142 domain-containing protein yields the protein MAVTLVALAYPGMLGLSKVATAQDRVIANTQWGPLTEQDRDFVVKVRAAGLWEYPVGQMGLQKGTTPGVITASKHLVDGHAALDTTCRKIAPMLNITLPDLPSPQQQGFVSQLKADSGKKFDSDFANILRMTHGAIFNTISKIRSTTKNTLVRALADQANNTVLDHMTVMEKTGLVDFDQTIFQQTTPPKLPNSDLTPPPPAPGQPEVVLTPPPNATSTPVDINGIAGGAAAASPGASPAPTAG from the coding sequence ATGGCCGTGACCCTCGTGGCACTGGCCTACCCGGGCATGCTCGGTCTGAGCAAGGTCGCCACCGCTCAGGACCGGGTCATCGCCAACACCCAGTGGGGCCCGCTCACCGAGCAGGACCGCGACTTCGTGGTCAAGGTGCGCGCGGCAGGCCTGTGGGAGTACCCGGTGGGGCAGATGGGACTCCAGAAGGGCACCACCCCCGGCGTCATCACGGCCAGCAAGCACCTGGTCGACGGGCACGCCGCGCTGGACACCACCTGCCGCAAGATCGCCCCGATGCTCAACATCACGCTGCCGGACCTGCCGAGTCCTCAACAGCAGGGATTCGTCAGCCAGTTGAAGGCGGACAGCGGCAAGAAGTTCGACAGCGACTTCGCCAACATCCTGCGGATGACCCACGGCGCGATCTTCAACACCATCTCGAAGATCCGGTCCACGACGAAGAACACACTGGTACGAGCCCTTGCCGACCAGGCCAACAACACCGTGCTGGACCACATGACGGTGATGGAGAAGACCGGTCTGGTCGACTTCGACCAGACGATCTTCCAGCAGACGACCCCGCCCAAGCTGCCCAACTCCGACCTGACCCCGCCACCGCCGGCGCCCGGCCAGCCGGAGGTGGTGCTGACACCGCCGCCCAACGCCACGTCGACTCCCGTCGACATCAACGGGATCGCCGGTGGCGCGGCGGCGGCCTCACCGGGGGCGAGCCCTGCGCCGACGGCGGGCTAG
- a CDS encoding DUF6445 family protein, whose protein sequence is MPPQPPPRTPAALPVLPYRKPTKGRDYWVFDDALPDADAVRERCLAKDDWVEGYPYTSETWPGLRAMPGLEPAELACVEGLVKQATGAKELWVQRTAGGGTLNHNCVQVVGEGESEPRPHTDARALCRYAAVLYLNPDVPKDCGTAFYRQSLPGGRLGGNIVQAPHNNLVEALGTRFVPGDHFEEDVRVPHKYNRLLLYNANLVHSATGYHGKELAQKRMTAVFFWMA, encoded by the coding sequence ATGCCCCCACAGCCACCCCCCAGGACGCCGGCAGCGCTTCCCGTCCTGCCGTACCGCAAGCCCACCAAGGGCCGTGACTACTGGGTCTTCGACGACGCGCTGCCCGACGCCGACGCCGTGCGGGAGCGCTGTCTGGCCAAGGACGACTGGGTCGAGGGGTACCCGTACACCTCCGAGACCTGGCCCGGGCTGCGTGCCATGCCCGGCCTCGAGCCCGCCGAACTCGCCTGCGTCGAAGGGCTGGTGAAGCAGGCGACCGGGGCGAAGGAGCTGTGGGTGCAGCGGACTGCGGGCGGCGGCACGCTGAACCACAACTGCGTCCAGGTGGTCGGTGAGGGCGAGAGCGAGCCGCGCCCGCACACCGACGCCCGCGCCCTGTGCCGGTACGCGGCGGTGCTCTACCTCAACCCGGACGTGCCCAAGGACTGCGGCACCGCCTTCTACCGCCAGTCACTGCCGGGCGGCCGGCTCGGCGGCAACATCGTCCAGGCCCCGCACAACAACCTCGTCGAGGCCCTCGGCACCCGGTTCGTCCCCGGCGACCACTTCGAGGAGGACGTGCGCGTCCCGCACAAGTACAACCGCCTGCTCCTGTACAACGCCAACCTTGTGCACAGCGCGACGGGTTACCACGGCAAGGAACTGGCTCAGAAACGCATGACGGCGGTGTTCTTCTGGATGGCGTGA
- a CDS encoding cytochrome C oxidase subunit I, with protein sequence MSGPPRQEADNTLADEAAGYLLWQARVAEAERRAREFTGPLDWLTSAQREEIERRHISDGLARARADLERIAARCASLRAEYEHRYRELKRRCLAVTLVVCAGCTAVATLLFLL encoded by the coding sequence GTGAGCGGTCCGCCTCGGCAGGAAGCCGACAACACGCTCGCCGACGAGGCCGCGGGATACCTGCTGTGGCAGGCCCGGGTCGCCGAGGCGGAGCGGCGGGCAAGGGAGTTCACCGGGCCGCTGGACTGGCTGACGAGCGCGCAGCGCGAGGAGATCGAGCGCCGCCACATCTCCGACGGCCTCGCCCGCGCCCGCGCCGACCTGGAGCGCATCGCGGCCCGCTGCGCCTCGCTGCGCGCCGAGTACGAACACCGCTACCGGGAACTCAAGCGCCGCTGCCTGGCCGTGACCCTCGTCGTGTGCGCGGGCTGCACGGCCGTGGCGACGCTGCTGTTCCTCCTGTGA